In Opitutus sp. ER46, the following are encoded in one genomic region:
- a CDS encoding FAD-binding protein translates to MTPATSLPAPATIDELIALVRGTPRLIAVGAGTKPRLSQVADAYARVAMTRLSGITEYEPSEFTITALAGTPLREIVAALAERGQYLPFDPLLVKAGATLGGTVAAGLSGPGRLRYGALRDFIIGVRLVDGEARLLRLGGKVVKNAAGFDLPKFLVGSAGRFGVMAELSFKVFPRPAATRTLRLEAPDAAAKAEILMAASAARWELDALDAAVGEGAVFARLAGPETALEPLARDILQRWRGAVMTPGDASYLWQSVTELSWAHTGGALVKVALTPAAVPAFVAFVQTRGARGWVSAAGNLGLLSLPPAAAVETLEWPALTLRGAGPLWAGPAPRFEIMRAVKTALDAAGRFPGLDD, encoded by the coding sequence ATGACGCCCGCGACTTCCCTTCCCGCTCCCGCCACCATCGACGAGCTGATCGCCCTCGTGCGCGGCACGCCGCGGCTGATCGCGGTCGGCGCCGGCACGAAGCCTCGGCTCAGCCAGGTGGCCGATGCGTACGCGCGGGTCGCGATGACGCGCCTCAGCGGCATCACCGAGTACGAGCCCAGCGAGTTCACGATTACGGCGCTCGCCGGCACCCCCCTGCGCGAGATTGTCGCGGCGCTCGCGGAACGCGGCCAGTACCTGCCCTTTGACCCGCTGCTCGTGAAGGCGGGCGCGACGCTCGGCGGCACGGTTGCCGCGGGGCTCAGTGGACCCGGTCGGCTGCGCTACGGCGCGCTGCGCGATTTCATCATCGGCGTGCGGCTCGTGGACGGCGAAGCCCGGCTCCTGCGGCTCGGTGGCAAGGTGGTGAAGAACGCCGCGGGTTTCGACCTGCCCAAGTTTCTCGTCGGCAGCGCCGGTCGTTTCGGCGTGATGGCCGAGCTCAGCTTCAAGGTCTTCCCGCGGCCCGCCGCCACCCGCACGCTGAGGCTCGAGGCGCCGGATGCGGCGGCGAAGGCGGAGATCCTGATGGCGGCCTCGGCCGCGCGTTGGGAACTCGACGCGCTCGACGCCGCGGTGGGCGAGGGCGCGGTCTTTGCGCGGCTCGCCGGCCCGGAAACGGCGCTCGAGCCTCTCGCCCGCGACATTCTGCAACGCTGGCGCGGCGCGGTGATGACGCCGGGTGATGCCAGCTACCTTTGGCAGAGCGTGACGGAGCTCAGCTGGGCGCACACGGGTGGCGCGCTGGTGAAGGTCGCGCTGACGCCCGCAGCCGTGCCTGCCTTCGTGGCGTTCGTGCAGACGCGCGGCGCGCGCGGCTGGGTAAGCGCGGCCGGTAACCTTGGCCTGCTTTCGCTGCCGCCGGCGGCAGCGGTCGAGACGCTCGAATGGCCGGCGTTGACCTTGCGCGGAGCTGGGCCGCTGTGGGCCGGACCGGCACCTCGCTTCGAAATCATGCGGGCGGTGAAGACGGCGCTCGATGCCGCCGGCCGCTTCCCGGGACTGGACGACTGA
- a CDS encoding MBL fold metallo-hydrolase gives MSLPHLLVDRAGAVLLDTGLPVDAGRIQRAMARAGVGPRDLKAILLTHGHIDHAGSAAWAREWSGAPVYAHPLDQAHIDGTFPYDGLARLTGLLEAAGRPVMKYRPVPIDVPLADGQDLPLWGGLRVVHLPGHTVGHCGFYSARLQLLFSGDLWVRFMMRTQISPRVFSDAPGLVWPSMLKARALGARWVIPGHYGLPNATRLRRRFEDLCEEHERRRRPEHVV, from the coding sequence ATGAGTCTGCCGCATCTGCTGGTGGACCGTGCGGGGGCGGTGCTGCTCGACACCGGACTGCCGGTGGACGCGGGCCGGATTCAGCGCGCGATGGCACGGGCGGGCGTGGGGCCGCGGGACTTGAAGGCGATCCTGCTCACGCACGGGCACATCGATCATGCGGGCAGCGCGGCTTGGGCGCGCGAGTGGAGCGGGGCGCCGGTGTACGCGCATCCGCTGGACCAGGCGCATATCGACGGGACCTTTCCCTACGATGGACTCGCGCGACTCACCGGACTGCTGGAGGCGGCGGGTCGGCCCGTGATGAAGTATCGCCCCGTGCCGATCGACGTGCCGCTGGCGGACGGGCAGGATCTGCCCTTGTGGGGCGGGTTGCGCGTGGTGCACCTGCCGGGGCACACGGTCGGGCATTGCGGGTTCTATAGCGCCCGGCTGCAGCTGCTCTTCAGCGGCGATCTCTGGGTGCGCTTCATGATGCGCACGCAAATCTCGCCGCGCGTGTTTTCCGATGCGCCGGGGCTCGTGTGGCCGAGCATGTTGAAGGCGCGGGCGCTGGGAGCGCGCTGGGTGATCCCCGGACACTACGGCCTGCCGAACGCGACGCGGCTCCGGCGGCGGTTCGAAGACCTCTGCGAGGAGCACGAACGCCGCCGCCGGCCGGAGCATGTGGTCTAA
- a CDS encoding FAD-linked oxidase C-terminal domain-containing protein, with protein sequence MPTLATNPVVERLRRLLPTGRVLEGDAQVAAYECDALTAFRATPLAVVVPETQDEVIAIVRFCRDERLPFVARGSGTSLSGAAAPVPGGIVIAMNRVSRIIRIDSQQRVAVVEAGIVNAAISMAVAAHGLHFAPDPSSALICTLGGNIALNAGGAHCLKYGMTSNHVLGLKAVLATGEVVTFGGPSREQVGPDWTGLFVGNEGLFGIALEATVQLLPKPECFHTVLAGYRNVEQAGEAVAAIVASGLLPGAIEIMEKLALDAAVAAVHAEYPAGCEAVLIVELEGTREAVAADRARLDAVLAASQPVEVRPARDAVDRAAIWKGRKSAFSAVGRLSPDFIVQDGVVPRRRLGEALRKIGEWSREMGVRCANVFHAGDGNLHPLILYNGAVPGDLQRAEALAGRILKLCVEMGGSITGEHGVGVEKREFLPVMFNPDEMDCLRRVRAAFDPLGIANQGKMFPPAPADASAPAHSGSAPAQA encoded by the coding sequence GTGCCGACCCTCGCTACCAACCCTGTTGTCGAACGCCTGCGCCGCCTGCTGCCGACGGGCCGGGTGCTGGAGGGCGACGCCCAGGTCGCGGCCTATGAGTGCGATGCGCTGACCGCCTTCCGGGCCACGCCGCTCGCGGTGGTCGTGCCGGAGACGCAGGACGAGGTGATCGCGATCGTGCGGTTCTGCCGCGACGAGAGATTGCCCTTTGTGGCGCGCGGCAGCGGCACGAGCCTTTCGGGCGCGGCCGCGCCGGTGCCGGGCGGCATCGTGATCGCGATGAACCGGGTGAGCCGGATCATCCGCATCGATTCGCAGCAGCGCGTGGCGGTCGTCGAGGCGGGGATCGTCAACGCGGCCATCTCGATGGCGGTCGCGGCGCACGGTCTGCATTTCGCCCCGGATCCGTCGAGCGCGCTGATCTGCACGCTTGGTGGCAACATCGCGCTCAATGCCGGCGGCGCGCACTGCCTGAAATACGGCATGACCTCCAACCACGTCCTCGGCCTCAAGGCCGTGCTGGCGACGGGCGAGGTGGTGACGTTTGGCGGGCCAAGCCGCGAGCAGGTCGGACCGGACTGGACCGGGCTGTTCGTGGGCAACGAAGGGCTTTTCGGCATCGCGCTCGAGGCCACGGTGCAACTGCTGCCGAAGCCCGAGTGCTTCCACACCGTTTTGGCGGGTTATCGCAACGTGGAGCAGGCGGGCGAGGCGGTCGCCGCGATCGTCGCCAGCGGGCTGCTCCCGGGTGCGATCGAGATCATGGAGAAACTCGCGCTCGATGCCGCGGTCGCGGCCGTGCACGCCGAGTACCCGGCGGGTTGCGAAGCGGTGTTGATCGTCGAACTCGAGGGCACGCGCGAGGCGGTGGCGGCGGACCGCGCCCGACTCGATGCCGTGCTCGCCGCCAGCCAGCCCGTCGAGGTGCGTCCGGCCCGCGATGCGGTTGACCGGGCGGCGATCTGGAAGGGCCGCAAGAGCGCGTTCAGCGCGGTGGGACGGCTGTCCCCCGACTTCATCGTGCAGGACGGCGTGGTGCCGCGGCGCCGGCTCGGCGAGGCGCTGCGCAAGATCGGCGAGTGGTCCCGCGAGATGGGGGTGCGCTGCGCCAACGTGTTTCATGCCGGCGACGGCAACCTGCATCCGCTGATCCTCTACAACGGCGCCGTGCCGGGAGACCTGCAGCGGGCCGAGGCGCTCGCGGGCCGGATCCTCAAGCTGTGCGTCGAGATGGGCGGTTCCATCACGGGCGAGCACGGTGTCGGCGTCGAAAAACGCGAGTTTCTGCCGGTGATGTTTAACCCCGACGAAATGGATTGTCTGCGCCGCGTGCGCGCGGCGTTCGACCCGCTCGGCATCGCTAATCAGGGCAAGATGTTTCCGCCCGCGCCGGCGGATGCCTCTGCTCCCGCCCATTCCGGCTCCGCGCCGGCCCAGGCATGA
- a CDS encoding HAD family phosphatase: MIRALIFDFDGLMLDTEGPLIESYAAVHAMHGVPFDLPRFMKGVGHAEYAFDPWHGFSPHADRVQLEVERRAKRDEGLARQQVLPGVVAMLDAARERGLQVGIASNSQHSWVEPHLQRLGLHDRFAFFACREDAVSPKPEPDLYRLVLNRFGLRGPEAIAFEDSETGVRAAKRANLWTVAIPTKHTAHHDLAPADLRVNSMADVTLEALIARFGT; the protein is encoded by the coding sequence ATGATCCGCGCCCTGATCTTCGACTTTGACGGCCTCATGCTCGATACCGAGGGGCCGCTGATTGAGTCCTATGCGGCCGTGCACGCAATGCATGGCGTGCCCTTCGACCTGCCCCGCTTCATGAAGGGCGTCGGTCACGCCGAGTATGCGTTCGACCCGTGGCATGGTTTCAGCCCGCACGCCGATCGCGTCCAACTCGAGGTCGAGCGCCGGGCCAAGCGCGACGAAGGCCTGGCCCGCCAGCAGGTGCTCCCCGGCGTCGTTGCCATGCTCGATGCCGCGCGCGAACGCGGACTGCAGGTCGGCATCGCGTCGAATTCGCAGCACAGTTGGGTGGAGCCGCATCTCCAGCGGCTCGGCCTGCACGACCGCTTCGCATTCTTCGCCTGTCGTGAGGACGCCGTGTCGCCGAAGCCCGAGCCCGATCTGTACCGCCTCGTCTTGAACCGCTTCGGCCTGCGCGGCCCGGAGGCGATCGCCTTCGAGGACTCGGAAACCGGAGTGCGCGCCGCCAAGCGCGCGAACCTCTGGACCGTCGCCATCCCCACCAAACATACCGCGCACCACGACCTCGCCCCCGCTGACCTCCGCGTGAACTCGATGGCCGACGTCACGCTCGAGGCCCTTATCGCACGGTTCGGCACGTGA
- the pepF gene encoding oligoendopeptidase F: protein MMHHSLLNGGVLSVVSLAVAGTLGAATKPETRNRAEIAAQYKWDFTPIYADWPAWENGMKEMEAKMDAFAALKGTLAQGPAAVLKAYRAYDEIGMMQYKVFRYPQLQRDIDTRNQDVGGKFQRVGAVFAKFGTATAWFTPELLSIPQATMEQWIAATPELGIYKFTILDNYRQQAHVLDEKGEKLLSFSSRFGQTPGAIFQELSTSDIKFPKVTLSDGKELTLTPGTYQQILQTNYNQADRAKAFEAFIKTYAANANTYAAIYNGVMQRGWFTAQARNYPSTLDAALDGNAIPTAVVQTLVDTVRAGTGPLQRYMKLRQRLLGVPTYHLYDGQIPIFQSTQKYPYDESKDVVIASVAPLGEEYVAKYRKFVSGGRIDVYENDGKRSGAYSAGVYGVGPYLLLNYNDTLDAMFTFAHEAGHAMHTVLSYENQPFVSADYTIFVAEVASTTNERFLLNQLLQTTTDPKERFLLLQHAVDSIVGTFYTQTLFADYELRAFRRVEQGQPITAEVLSGIYQQLLRDYYGDAVTLDDLYKFNWARIPHFFNSPYYVYQYATCFASSAKIFKAMTTGAPADRQAATARFLTLLKSGGDDHPVKQLQKAGIDLTQRETVQAVVDQMDELVTQMEAEAAKIEAKH, encoded by the coding sequence ATGATGCATCACAGTTTGCTCAACGGCGGCGTCCTCAGCGTGGTCTCGCTGGCGGTCGCCGGGACCCTCGGCGCGGCGACAAAACCGGAGACGCGTAACCGCGCCGAGATCGCGGCGCAGTACAAGTGGGACTTCACGCCCATCTATGCCGACTGGCCGGCGTGGGAGAACGGGATGAAGGAGATGGAAGCGAAGATGGATGCCTTCGCCGCGCTCAAGGGCACGCTGGCGCAGGGGCCGGCCGCAGTGCTCAAGGCCTACCGCGCGTACGACGAGATCGGCATGATGCAGTACAAGGTCTTCCGCTACCCGCAGCTCCAGCGCGACATCGACACGCGCAACCAGGACGTCGGCGGCAAGTTCCAGCGCGTCGGCGCGGTGTTCGCGAAGTTCGGCACCGCCACCGCCTGGTTCACGCCCGAGCTGCTCTCGATCCCGCAGGCGACAATGGAGCAGTGGATCGCCGCCACGCCTGAGCTCGGCATCTACAAGTTCACCATCCTCGACAACTACCGGCAGCAGGCGCACGTGCTCGATGAGAAGGGCGAGAAGCTGCTGTCCTTCTCCTCCCGCTTCGGCCAGACGCCGGGCGCCATCTTCCAGGAGCTGAGCACATCGGACATCAAGTTCCCGAAGGTCACGCTGTCGGACGGCAAGGAGCTTACGCTGACCCCCGGCACGTACCAGCAGATCCTGCAGACGAACTACAACCAGGCGGACCGCGCGAAGGCGTTCGAGGCGTTCATCAAGACCTACGCGGCAAACGCGAACACCTACGCCGCGATCTACAACGGCGTGATGCAACGCGGCTGGTTCACGGCGCAGGCCCGGAACTATCCCTCGACGCTCGACGCCGCGCTCGATGGCAACGCGATCCCGACGGCGGTCGTGCAGACGCTCGTCGACACCGTGCGCGCCGGCACCGGCCCGCTCCAGCGCTACATGAAGCTGCGCCAGCGGCTGCTCGGCGTGCCGACGTATCACCTCTACGACGGGCAGATCCCGATCTTCCAGAGCACGCAGAAGTACCCGTATGACGAATCCAAGGACGTCGTCATCGCGTCGGTGGCGCCGCTCGGAGAGGAGTACGTGGCCAAGTACCGGAAGTTCGTCTCCGGCGGCCGCATCGACGTGTACGAGAACGACGGCAAGCGCAGCGGCGCGTACAGCGCCGGCGTGTACGGCGTTGGCCCGTACCTGCTGCTCAACTACAACGACACGCTCGACGCGATGTTCACCTTCGCCCACGAGGCGGGGCACGCGATGCACACGGTCCTCTCGTACGAGAACCAGCCGTTCGTCTCGGCCGACTACACCATCTTCGTCGCCGAGGTTGCCTCGACCACGAACGAGCGCTTCCTGCTCAACCAGCTGCTCCAGACCACGACCGACCCGAAGGAGCGCTTCCTCCTCCTGCAGCACGCCGTCGATTCGATCGTGGGCACGTTCTACACCCAGACTCTGTTCGCGGATTATGAGCTGCGCGCGTTCCGCCGGGTGGAGCAGGGCCAGCCGATCACGGCGGAGGTCCTGAGCGGCATTTACCAGCAGCTGCTGCGCGACTACTACGGCGACGCGGTGACCCTCGACGACCTGTACAAGTTCAACTGGGCGCGCATCCCGCACTTCTTCAACTCGCCGTACTACGTCTATCAGTACGCCACCTGCTTCGCCTCCTCGGCGAAGATCTTCAAGGCGATGACCACCGGCGCGCCGGCCGACCGCCAGGCGGCGACCGCGCGGTTCCTCACCCTGCTGAAGAGCGGCGGCGACGATCATCCCGTGAAGCAGCTGCAGAAGGCCGGCATCGACCTGACGCAGCGCGAGACCGTCCAGGCCGTTGTCGACCAAATGGATGAACTCGTGACGCAGATGGAGGCCGAGGCCGCCAAGATCGAGGCCAAGCACTGA
- a CDS encoding M20/M25/M40 family metallo-hydrolase: MSASARLPRLLLGLVLLAAPAFAQSAAVATPAAPSPADEETVRRIYTEALTNGQAYARLRDLVSAHPGRLAGSKSLEGAVVWARQVLAAVPADRVEAQEVMVPHWERGAPESVALLDAKGMVPLAALALGRSGATPEAGLTAPVIEVKSLDELAALGRAKVEGRIVFFNRPMNPVHFRTGQAYGGAVDQRTRGPAAAAALGAVGAVVRSMSLQADDVPHAGVTSFPEGAKVIPALALSNLSADRLADALAEAARTGGGPRLMLKVHARTLPDAVSHNVIGEIRGREFPDEVILVGGHLDSWDNTPGAHDDGAGVVQAIEVLRIFRALGLQPRHTLRCVLFTNEENGGRGGQAYAARVKAAGEKHLLALESDGGGFDPRAISLGNPAGDAATRAARWLPLFRPYGVTEFRSGHGGMDVGPLLPLGYTVGEIHNDSQRYFDVHHAAHDTIDAVNPRELHLGAAAMAALAWLVDNEGL; encoded by the coding sequence ATGTCCGCCTCTGCCCGTCTGCCCCGCCTCCTCCTCGGTCTCGTCCTGCTGGCGGCCCCCGCCTTCGCGCAAAGCGCTGCGGTCGCCACTCCAGCCGCACCGTCCCCCGCGGACGAGGAGACGGTGCGCCGGATCTACACCGAGGCGCTCACGAACGGCCAGGCTTACGCCCGGTTGCGCGACCTGGTCAGCGCTCATCCCGGGCGGCTCGCCGGCTCAAAATCCCTCGAGGGCGCGGTCGTCTGGGCCCGCCAGGTTCTCGCCGCCGTGCCGGCAGACCGCGTCGAAGCGCAGGAGGTCATGGTTCCGCACTGGGAACGGGGCGCGCCGGAGTCGGTCGCGCTGCTGGACGCCAAGGGCATGGTTCCGCTCGCCGCGCTGGCGCTCGGCCGTTCCGGCGCCACGCCGGAGGCGGGCCTGACCGCCCCCGTCATCGAGGTGAAGTCGTTGGACGAACTCGCCGCCCTTGGCCGCGCCAAGGTCGAGGGCAGGATCGTCTTCTTCAACCGGCCGATGAACCCGGTGCATTTTCGTACCGGCCAGGCCTACGGCGGCGCCGTTGACCAGCGCACGCGCGGTCCCGCCGCGGCGGCCGCCCTTGGGGCCGTCGGCGCGGTGGTCCGGTCCATGAGCCTGCAGGCCGATGACGTGCCCCATGCCGGCGTCACCAGCTTTCCCGAAGGCGCCAAGGTCATCCCCGCGCTCGCACTCTCCAATCTCTCCGCGGACCGGCTCGCCGACGCCCTGGCCGAGGCGGCCCGCACGGGCGGTGGCCCCCGACTCATGCTCAAGGTCCACGCGCGCACGCTGCCCGACGCCGTGTCGCACAACGTCATCGGCGAGATCCGCGGCCGCGAATTTCCCGACGAGGTCATCCTGGTCGGCGGCCATCTCGACTCGTGGGATAACACGCCCGGCGCGCACGACGACGGCGCGGGCGTGGTGCAGGCCATCGAGGTGCTGCGGATCTTCCGCGCGCTGGGACTCCAGCCCCGCCACACCCTGCGCTGCGTGCTATTCACAAACGAGGAGAACGGCGGTCGCGGCGGCCAGGCCTACGCGGCCCGCGTGAAGGCGGCCGGTGAGAAGCACCTGCTCGCGCTCGAAAGCGACGGCGGCGGCTTCGATCCGCGCGCCATCTCGCTTGGTAATCCCGCCGGCGATGCCGCCACCCGCGCGGCCCGCTGGCTGCCGCTGTTCCGCCCGTACGGCGTCACCGAATTCCGCAGCGGTCACGGCGGGATGGACGTCGGCCCGCTCCTGCCGCTCGGCTACACCGTCGGCGAGATTCACAACGACTCCCAACGCTACTTCGACGTGCACCATGCCGCGCACGACACGATCGACGCGGTGAATCCGCGCGAGTTGCACCTCGGCGCCGCCGCCATGGCCGCCCTCGCCTGGCTCGTCGACAACGAAGGCCTCTAG
- a CDS encoding arylsulfatase: MYPVVPRLLFCLGLVLPAAAIAAEPTPARPNVILILVDDMGWGNVGCFGGTVETPNIDRLASGGVRFNQFYSNARCCPTRAVLMTGLAPHQAGVGHMTFRRTGKAPSRMEERMQVPASYRGFLSEAVPTLPEMLREAGYATFMSGKWHLGSDNPAHWPVQRGFDRFYGFLEGTSQYFAPEDLHRGNEPIQPQGERYYTTDAFTQEALGFIREHRAAKDARPFFLYLAYNAPHFPMQAMPEDFAKYRGRYRVGWDVLREKILARQKELGLVPANTTLAPRPSTPGNKLGLPGGPVPAWSDLTPQQQDEMDAIMATYSGMIDRVDQNIGKLLQDLQASGELENTLIFFLSDNGAEAEAPELGRFQMSNLGQYGKGGARYGRAWATVSNTPFRDYKHFAHQGGVQTPLIVHWPRGLKPELRGQVVTQFGFLPDIVETCLAVGGAKRPAVRQGQPVPASDGENLQPVLQGGSAPLHRTPVCIEHEGNRLVRDGRWKLVGYANQPWELYDMETDRSEAHDVAKAQPEVVARLSAAYGAWAARAGVRPWSEARKYSVYPDER; this comes from the coding sequence ATGTACCCCGTTGTTCCTCGGCTTCTGTTCTGTTTGGGCTTGGTGCTTCCGGCCGCCGCCATTGCCGCGGAGCCGACGCCCGCGCGCCCCAATGTCATCCTGATCCTCGTCGACGACATGGGGTGGGGCAATGTGGGCTGCTTCGGCGGCACGGTGGAGACGCCCAACATCGACCGGCTCGCTTCGGGCGGCGTCCGCTTCAATCAGTTCTACAGCAACGCGCGCTGCTGTCCGACCCGCGCCGTGCTGATGACCGGCCTGGCGCCGCACCAAGCCGGCGTCGGCCACATGACCTTCCGGCGGACCGGCAAGGCGCCCTCGCGGATGGAGGAACGGATGCAGGTGCCGGCATCGTACCGTGGCTTCCTGAGCGAGGCCGTGCCCACCTTGCCCGAGATGCTGCGCGAGGCGGGCTATGCGACATTCATGAGCGGCAAGTGGCACCTTGGTTCGGACAACCCGGCGCACTGGCCGGTGCAGCGGGGCTTCGACCGCTTCTACGGTTTTCTCGAGGGGACCTCCCAGTACTTCGCGCCGGAAGACCTCCACCGCGGCAACGAACCCATCCAGCCGCAAGGCGAACGCTACTACACGACCGACGCCTTCACGCAGGAGGCGCTCGGTTTCATCCGGGAACACCGGGCGGCGAAGGACGCGAGGCCGTTCTTCCTCTACCTCGCGTACAACGCCCCGCATTTCCCGATGCAGGCGATGCCGGAGGATTTCGCCAAGTATCGCGGGCGGTACCGCGTCGGCTGGGATGTGCTGCGCGAGAAGATCCTCGCCCGCCAGAAGGAGCTCGGACTCGTCCCGGCCAACACCACGCTCGCCCCGCGGCCTTCGACGCCCGGCAACAAGCTGGGCCTGCCGGGCGGGCCCGTGCCAGCGTGGAGCGACCTGACGCCGCAGCAGCAGGATGAGATGGACGCCATCATGGCGACGTACTCGGGGATGATTGACCGCGTCGACCAGAACATCGGCAAGCTGCTGCAGGATCTGCAGGCGAGCGGCGAACTGGAGAACACGCTAATCTTTTTCCTTTCCGACAACGGCGCGGAGGCGGAGGCGCCGGAACTCGGCCGGTTCCAGATGTCCAACCTTGGCCAGTACGGCAAAGGCGGCGCCCGCTACGGTCGGGCCTGGGCGACCGTTTCGAACACGCCTTTCCGCGACTACAAGCACTTTGCTCACCAGGGCGGCGTGCAGACCCCGCTGATCGTGCACTGGCCGCGCGGGCTGAAGCCGGAGCTGCGCGGGCAGGTGGTCACGCAATTCGGTTTCCTGCCCGACATTGTCGAGACCTGCCTGGCGGTCGGCGGCGCCAAGCGCCCGGCCGTACGGCAGGGTCAGCCGGTGCCGGCGAGCGACGGCGAGAATCTCCAGCCAGTCCTGCAGGGTGGGAGCGCGCCGCTGCACCGCACGCCGGTCTGCATCGAGCACGAGGGCAATCGGCTGGTGCGCGATGGCCGGTGGAAGCTGGTCGGTTACGCGAACCAGCCCTGGGAGCTGTACGACATGGAGACGGACCGCAGCGAAGCGCACGACGTCGCGAAGGCCCAGCCGGAGGTCGTTGCCCGGCTGAGTGCGGCCTACGGGGCCTGGGCGGCGCGCGCCGGCGTGCGGCCTTGGAGCGAAGCGCGCAAGTACTCGGTCTATCCGGACGAACGCTGA
- the glcF gene encoding glycolate oxidase subunit GlcF, with amino-acid sequence MIHAIKTEAHAPFGDPMAEAVQTCVHCGFCLASCPTYEEFGEEMDSPRGRILLMKHVLEGQLPAAEAQVHLDRCLGCLSCEPACPSGVSYRDLISPFRATMESRGEFQRPAAARFRRWVASQTIPYPTRFRLALVGAKVGKAVEPLVPGFLKPMLALAPDVVPPKAVLPAVTPAQGMRRARVALLTGCAQQVLDPDINVATLAVLARNGVEVVIPSRQGCCGGLAWHTGDLKTARELARRNLDAFPADVDAIITNAAGCGSTMHEYDLVLRGTSDEERAKAFGKRVLDVSVFLAQLGLRERPAGPGPQRVAYHDACHLANAQGVRAEPRDLLRAIAGLELLELANQHLCCGSAGTYNMDQPETAASLGEKKARAIMATGATIVATGNIGCLTQLKVHLKKLGSPIRVRHTIQVVRDAYLA; translated from the coding sequence ATGATTCACGCGATCAAAACTGAAGCGCACGCGCCGTTCGGCGACCCGATGGCGGAAGCCGTGCAGACCTGCGTGCATTGCGGTTTCTGCCTCGCCTCGTGTCCGACGTACGAGGAGTTCGGCGAGGAGATGGATTCACCGCGCGGGCGGATCCTCCTGATGAAGCACGTGCTCGAGGGCCAGCTCCCGGCGGCCGAGGCGCAGGTGCATCTCGACCGCTGCCTCGGTTGCCTTTCGTGCGAGCCGGCCTGCCCGAGCGGCGTGAGTTATCGCGACCTGATCAGCCCCTTCCGCGCCACGATGGAATCGCGCGGCGAATTTCAGCGTCCCGCGGCGGCGCGTTTCCGGCGCTGGGTGGCGTCGCAAACCATTCCGTATCCCACGCGTTTCCGGCTGGCGCTGGTCGGCGCGAAGGTGGGCAAGGCGGTCGAGCCGCTCGTGCCGGGTTTTCTGAAGCCGATGCTGGCGCTCGCGCCCGACGTCGTGCCGCCGAAGGCCGTGCTCCCGGCGGTGACGCCTGCGCAGGGCATGCGACGTGCGCGCGTGGCGCTGCTGACCGGCTGCGCGCAGCAGGTGCTCGATCCCGACATCAACGTGGCGACGCTGGCGGTGCTGGCGCGCAACGGCGTCGAGGTCGTGATCCCCTCGCGCCAGGGCTGCTGCGGCGGACTCGCCTGGCACACCGGTGACCTGAAGACCGCGCGCGAGCTGGCACGGCGGAACCTCGATGCGTTTCCCGCCGACGTCGATGCGATCATCACCAACGCCGCCGGCTGCGGCTCGACGATGCACGAGTACGATCTCGTGCTGCGCGGCACGTCGGACGAGGAGCGGGCGAAGGCTTTTGGCAAACGCGTGCTGGATGTGAGCGTGTTCCTCGCGCAGCTCGGGTTGCGCGAGCGTCCGGCCGGGCCGGGGCCGCAGCGCGTGGCGTATCACGACGCGTGTCACCTCGCGAACGCACAGGGCGTGCGGGCGGAGCCGCGCGACTTGTTGCGCGCGATCGCCGGCTTGGAGCTGCTCGAACTCGCGAACCAGCACCTCTGCTGCGGCAGCGCTGGTACCTACAACATGGACCAGCCGGAGACGGCGGCATCGCTTGGTGAAAAGAAGGCGCGGGCGATCATGGCGACGGGCGCGACGATTGTCGCCACTGGCAACATCGGCTGCCTCACGCAACTGAAGGTGCACCTGAAGAAACTCGGCTCGCCGATCCGCGTCCGCCACACAATCCAGGTCGTCCGCGACGCGTATTTGGCCTGA